The genomic region aaaaactgttctaTGTAGAAacgaattgttatttaacgaaacacgttgtaatattttacgacggcgatgttcaaataatttttaaaaatagtataagaTACTTCTTGATTGAAtatgttaacaaatttaattcacaTACCTGTATCCCGTTGTAGTACGACAACAGAGGATCGTCTTCGCAACAAGCAAGATTCGGCGGGACTTTGTTGCAACCTTTCCGGGAACAATTTTGCGACACCTTCTGCAAGCATCTTAGTAGATTTCTATTCCTCCAGAACATTGGTTGTTGTATAAACTGTTTTGACTTGTGGAAGCCTGTTGAACCACCCAGCAAGAAACCTGAAAACAAGCCCGAAAACAAGCCTGAACAAATGCCTGGACTAATGTCTGGACAAATGTCTGGACAAATGCCTGCACAAATGTCTGGACAAATGCCTGCACAAATGCCTGCACAA from Augochlora pura isolate Apur16 chromosome 5, APUR_v2.2.1, whole genome shotgun sequence harbors:
- the LOC144470072 gene encoding uncharacterized protein LOC144470072 is translated as MSYFTRWIALLILIGAVWSQYDNRGSSSQQARFGGTLLQPFREQFCDTFCKHLSRFLFLQNIGCCINCFDLWKPVEPPSKKPENKPENKPEQMPGLMSGQMSGQMPAQMSGQMPAQMPAQMSGQMPAQMSGQMPAQMSGQMPP